One Fuerstiella marisgermanici DNA window includes the following coding sequences:
- a CDS encoding ABC transporter substrate-binding protein, translating to MIRIQSSLMLTMAALLIAGCAGEGGSSDQSAGEAGLTKVDLALNWYAEAEHAGYVAADQLGYFKEAGLNVNIRQGGPGAPNLVIQELAAGRIEFAISNADLVVLARAKGVPVVAVAAPLQQSPRCIMVHESAGFETLQDIKDVELAISDSRPFALWMKKKLPLTNVTMVPYSGQVGEFLQKKDFAQQGYVFSEPFLAKDNGGDPQVLMLSDIGFNPYSSLLVTTEDVIKQKPTLVSTVVSASVRGWQSYLTDPEPINAAINKANEDMSLAALAFGAESMQPLCQPAEGAPLCNMTLERWTTLVQQIEELEEIDADSVDPAACFNTGFLPPPEMDTP from the coding sequence ATGATACGAATTCAAAGTTCACTCATGCTAACCATGGCAGCTTTGCTAATCGCTGGCTGTGCAGGGGAAGGCGGTTCGTCCGATCAGTCTGCTGGCGAGGCGGGCCTCACCAAAGTGGATCTCGCTTTGAACTGGTACGCGGAAGCGGAGCACGCCGGGTACGTGGCCGCCGACCAGTTGGGCTACTTCAAGGAAGCCGGGCTGAACGTCAATATTCGGCAGGGCGGTCCGGGAGCTCCCAACCTTGTCATTCAGGAACTCGCTGCCGGGCGAATTGAATTTGCGATCTCGAATGCAGATCTGGTGGTTCTCGCGCGAGCCAAAGGCGTACCCGTCGTGGCCGTGGCGGCTCCGCTGCAACAGTCGCCACGCTGCATCATGGTCCACGAATCGGCCGGCTTTGAAACTCTGCAAGACATCAAAGACGTTGAACTCGCCATCAGCGACAGTCGCCCGTTTGCACTGTGGATGAAGAAGAAGCTGCCGCTGACCAACGTCACAATGGTGCCGTACAGTGGTCAGGTGGGCGAATTCCTGCAAAAGAAGGACTTCGCTCAACAGGGCTACGTTTTTAGCGAACCGTTTCTGGCCAAAGACAACGGCGGCGATCCTCAGGTGTTGATGCTGTCGGACATTGGCTTCAATCCGTATTCGAGTCTGCTGGTCACGACGGAAGACGTGATCAAGCAGAAGCCGACGCTTGTGAGTACCGTCGTGTCGGCTTCAGTACGCGGATGGCAGTCGTATCTCACGGACCCTGAACCAATCAATGCGGCCATCAACAAAGCCAATGAAGACATGAGTCTCGCCGCACTGGCTTTCGGAGCGGAATCGATGCAGCCATTGTGCCAGCCAGCGGAAGGCGCACCGCTGTGCAACATGACGCTCGAACGCTGGACGACTCTTGTGCAACAAATCGAAGAACTGGAAGAAATCGACGCCGACAGCGTCGACCCGGCCGCCTGCTTCAACACCGGCTTTCTGCCGCCGCCAGAGATGGACACACCATAG
- a CDS encoding ABC transporter ATP-binding protein gives MSFINVQNLTKHFPIHGGLFNQKIAAVQAVSDVSLKIEKGETLGVIGESGCGKSTLGKTMIRLLEPTAGDVFFDGVDVTTLPHSGLMPLRRRMQFIFQDPYSSLNPRMTAGQMLSEVIRFHNIVPKADTEKYVEELLDTVQLRKDAKSRYPHEFSGGQRQRLNIARALAVKPEFIIADEPVSALDVSVQAQILNLLMDLREQFGLTMMFISHDLKVVEHFCDRMIVMYLGTVVERIVCDDVYRDAKHPYTQALLKSNPINDPDDRTELHILEGEVPSPRDPPPGCPFVTRCEYVEDRCHTDRPPLKDVGDGHLVACWPVTDPQPAAS, from the coding sequence ATGTCATTCATCAACGTCCAAAATTTAACGAAGCACTTCCCCATTCACGGTGGTCTGTTCAACCAGAAAATCGCGGCCGTGCAGGCGGTCAGCGATGTGAGTCTGAAGATTGAAAAAGGCGAAACGCTGGGCGTGATCGGAGAATCCGGTTGCGGCAAATCGACTCTTGGCAAGACCATGATCCGTCTGCTGGAACCAACGGCCGGCGACGTTTTCTTTGATGGTGTCGACGTCACCACGTTGCCGCATTCCGGGTTGATGCCGCTGCGCCGCAGAATGCAATTCATCTTTCAGGATCCCTATTCGTCGCTGAACCCACGCATGACCGCCGGTCAAATGCTTAGCGAAGTGATCCGCTTTCACAACATCGTGCCGAAGGCAGACACGGAAAAGTATGTTGAGGAACTTCTGGATACCGTTCAGCTTCGCAAAGACGCCAAGAGTCGCTACCCGCACGAATTTTCCGGCGGCCAGCGACAGCGCTTGAATATTGCTCGAGCTCTTGCGGTCAAGCCGGAATTCATCATCGCAGACGAACCCGTCTCGGCGCTGGACGTTTCGGTGCAGGCTCAGATTCTGAACCTGTTGATGGATCTTCGCGAACAGTTTGGGCTGACGATGATGTTCATCAGCCACGATCTAAAAGTCGTCGAACACTTCTGTGACCGGATGATCGTGATGTATCTGGGCACGGTGGTGGAACGGATCGTGTGCGACGATGTGTACCGCGACGCAAAGCACCCGTACACTCAGGCCCTGCTGAAGTCGAATCCGATTAACGATCCGGACGATCGCACCGAACTGCATATTCTGGAAGGCGAAGTCCCCAGCCCACGAGATCCACCGCCAGGTTGTCCGTTTGTGACGCGATGCGAATACGTCGAAGACCGCTGCCACACTGATCGCCCGCCGTTAAAGGACGTCGGCGACGGGCATCTGGTGGCCTGCTGGCCGGTGACAGACCCGCAGCCTGCGGCAAGTTGA
- a CDS encoding ABC transporter ATP-binding protein, with protein MKTSTTTETPPPARPTAEIALSVRNLSTTFRTDNGLATAVSNVSFDLFKGEALGIVGESGCGKSVTAKSIMRLLPEHITSYGENSEVMLGSENLLKYSRSDMHDVRGDRIGMIFQEPMTALNPVFTIGWQIDEALKLHTKLDRRQRRVRGIEMLKMVDMPNAERRYDEYPHQLSGGMRQRVLIAIALACEPEVLIADEPTTALDVTIQAQILKLMSDLRERTGTAILLITHDLGVVAQTCDRVVVMYAGQVVETAPVHDLFHDPAHPYTKALLESIPRSGSKQKGKRLPTISGLVPGLFEMPEACRFAERCAGRQDKCVQIMPEVDWFTKDRCVRCHFPVNEGA; from the coding sequence ATGAAAACATCCACCACCACGGAAACACCACCTCCCGCCAGGCCAACCGCGGAAATCGCGTTGTCTGTGCGCAATCTTTCGACGACGTTTCGTACGGACAACGGACTGGCGACGGCGGTCAGCAACGTCAGCTTCGACCTGTTTAAAGGCGAAGCACTGGGCATTGTCGGCGAGAGCGGCTGCGGCAAGTCCGTCACCGCGAAGTCCATCATGAGACTGCTGCCGGAACACATCACCAGCTACGGCGAAAACAGCGAAGTGATGCTGGGGTCCGAAAACCTGCTGAAGTACAGTCGCAGCGACATGCACGATGTGCGAGGCGATCGGATTGGCATGATTTTTCAGGAACCGATGACGGCGTTGAATCCCGTCTTCACCATCGGCTGGCAGATCGACGAGGCGCTGAAGCTGCACACAAAGCTGGATCGCAGGCAGCGGCGGGTTCGTGGCATTGAGATGCTAAAGATGGTCGACATGCCCAACGCAGAACGCCGTTACGACGAATACCCTCACCAGCTTTCCGGCGGTATGCGGCAGCGAGTTTTAATCGCGATCGCTCTGGCTTGCGAACCGGAAGTTCTGATTGCCGACGAACCCACAACGGCGCTGGACGTGACTATTCAGGCTCAAATTTTGAAGCTGATGAGCGACCTGCGAGAACGTACGGGCACGGCGATTCTGCTGATCACGCACGATCTCGGCGTGGTGGCTCAAACGTGCGATCGAGTCGTCGTGATGTACGCCGGTCAGGTGGTCGAAACCGCTCCGGTTCACGATCTGTTTCACGACCCCGCTCACCCGTACACAAAAGCGCTATTGGAATCGATTCCGCGATCGGGAAGCAAGCAGAAGGGAAAGCGACTGCCCACGATCAGCGGTCTGGTGCCGGGGCTGTTTGAGATGCCCGAAGCGTGTCGCTTTGCCGAACGTTGTGCCGGTAGGCAGGACAAATGCGTTCAAATCATGCCGGAGGTCGATTGGTTTACAAAAGACCGCTGCGTGCGTTGTCACTTTCCGGTGAATGAAGGAGCGTAA
- a CDS encoding ABC transporter permease, translating to MSGAAPQSRVWVKFVKHKPALIALVIIGIYVLIGVGVLLGLVTIEDTANEYGAPSKPGFGVVSSPEKRVDNAEWFLNKLRIPLSSSDPQESLKEFPIADLQAADASTDELRAALAKGDALLAELKEVPDLDAEVNSSSTVGVAAAQKIEELEETVDSMTHLTVGPVRRWLHLSLGTDRLGRSNFLRAIYSVRVAILVGLVTGFVSVLIGAIMGLLAGYFGGWVDVVITWLYSTFASIPNIVLLILLVYVFREGTIDQMINDNTGNLLEKLLGGSRLDATLIPVYVAFCATFWIGPCRIIRGETLKLREQEYVQAAQVLGYSRTRILFRHLLPNVTHLMLINFSLLFIGAIKSEVILSFLGLGVQEGTSWGLMISAAKDEVVNGNFWQIGVATAFMFVLVLAFNILSDAMQDILDPKHV from the coding sequence ATGAGCGGCGCTGCACCTCAATCCCGCGTGTGGGTGAAATTTGTCAAGCACAAGCCCGCGCTGATCGCTTTGGTGATCATTGGAATCTACGTCCTGATCGGTGTCGGCGTGCTGCTGGGGCTGGTGACGATCGAAGACACGGCGAATGAATACGGCGCACCATCGAAGCCTGGATTTGGCGTCGTGAGTTCGCCTGAAAAACGAGTCGACAATGCGGAATGGTTTCTCAACAAACTCAGAATCCCCCTCAGCAGCAGCGACCCTCAGGAATCGTTGAAAGAATTTCCCATCGCCGACTTACAGGCGGCCGACGCATCCACGGATGAACTTCGCGCCGCTTTGGCGAAGGGCGATGCTCTTTTGGCAGAACTGAAGGAAGTGCCCGATCTTGATGCGGAAGTGAATTCTTCATCAACCGTTGGCGTCGCAGCCGCGCAGAAGATCGAAGAACTGGAAGAAACAGTCGATAGCATGACGCATCTTACCGTCGGCCCTGTGCGACGCTGGCTGCATCTGTCGCTGGGCACCGACCGGCTGGGACGTTCGAACTTTTTGCGAGCCATCTATTCGGTTCGCGTCGCAATTTTGGTGGGGCTGGTGACCGGTTTCGTGTCGGTGCTGATTGGTGCGATCATGGGGCTGTTGGCTGGCTACTTCGGCGGCTGGGTCGACGTTGTAATCACCTGGCTGTATTCCACCTTCGCTTCGATCCCCAACATCGTGTTGTTGATTCTGCTGGTCTATGTTTTCCGAGAAGGCACGATCGACCAGATGATTAACGACAACACTGGCAACCTGCTGGAAAAGCTTCTGGGCGGTTCGCGGCTGGATGCAACGTTGATTCCTGTCTACGTTGCGTTCTGTGCCACGTTCTGGATTGGGCCGTGCCGTATCATCCGCGGCGAAACGCTGAAGCTGCGAGAACAGGAATATGTTCAGGCGGCTCAGGTGCTGGGCTACAGTCGCACAAGGATTCTGTTCCGTCATCTGCTGCCCAACGTGACTCATTTAATGCTTATCAATTTCTCGTTGCTGTTCATCGGAGCGATCAAATCCGAAGTGATTCTCAGCTTCCTGGGCCTTGGCGTTCAGGAAGGCACCAGCTGGGGACTAATGATCAGCGCGGCGAAGGACGAAGTTGTCAACGGTAACTTCTGGCAGATCGGCGTGGCGACCGCGTTTATGTTTGTGCTGGTGCTGGCGTTCAACATTCTGTCCGACGCTATGCAGGATATTCTGGACCCGAAACATGTGTGA
- a CDS encoding ABC transporter permease, producing the protein MSNNFFTRVAGTIPWTYIVRRTLYCIPVYLGILMLLMLILRVRDPVPAFMGKNASPEEIELKRQEVGLDRPFLIQYASFVGKLSIFNFGEESWQQKGRSVGEIVGGGIGPTLALTVPALTLTTLISVSISLIAAWFRGRMVDRSLVFLAVLGMSISFLVYIIVGQYWLGFAIRSGDFAPFAISGYETIQQAGLWPYLTSKWPYYCLLPVMISVIVSMGYDTRFYRAVMVEESQRDYITTARAKGADERRIMFVHLLKNAMIPVITRVSISIPFLITGSFLLEMYFRIPGVGRALITAVNQADFPVVQTIGAVFAAAYLVTNLLTDVLYAMVDPRVRLT; encoded by the coding sequence ATGTCCAATAATTTCTTCACCCGCGTGGCGGGCACAATACCGTGGACTTACATCGTTCGACGAACGTTGTATTGCATCCCCGTGTACCTGGGCATCCTCATGCTGTTGATGCTGATCCTGCGCGTGCGAGATCCCGTTCCGGCCTTCATGGGCAAGAACGCCAGCCCGGAAGAAATCGAACTCAAACGGCAGGAAGTCGGCCTTGATCGACCCTTCCTGATTCAATACGCCAGCTTTGTTGGCAAGCTGTCGATCTTCAACTTCGGTGAAGAAAGCTGGCAGCAAAAAGGGCGTTCGGTCGGCGAAATCGTCGGCGGCGGAATCGGTCCGACGCTCGCACTAACCGTTCCCGCACTCACGCTGACAACACTGATCTCCGTATCCATTTCGCTGATAGCAGCTTGGTTTCGAGGCCGAATGGTGGACCGGTCGCTCGTGTTTTTAGCCGTGCTGGGGATGAGTATCAGCTTTCTGGTGTACATCATCGTCGGCCAGTACTGGCTGGGCTTCGCCATTCGATCCGGTGATTTCGCTCCGTTCGCCATCAGTGGATACGAAACTATTCAGCAAGCGGGTTTGTGGCCGTACCTTACTTCGAAGTGGCCCTACTATTGCCTGCTGCCGGTCATGATCAGCGTGATTGTTTCGATGGGGTATGACACTCGATTTTACCGAGCCGTGATGGTTGAAGAATCGCAGCGAGACTACATCACGACGGCACGAGCCAAAGGGGCCGATGAACGTCGCATCATGTTTGTGCACCTATTAAAGAACGCCATGATTCCGGTGATCACGCGAGTTAGCATCAGCATTCCGTTTTTGATTACCGGCTCGTTCCTGCTGGAGATGTACTTTCGCATTCCGGGTGTTGGTCGAGCGTTAATCACGGCGGTAAACCAGGCTGATTTTCCGGTTGTTCAGACGATCGGGGCCGTGTTCGCTGCTGCATATCTTGTCACCAACCTTCTGACCGACGTGCTGTACGCGATGGTTGATCCACGAGTGAGGTTGACATGA
- a CDS encoding ABC transporter substrate-binding protein yields the protein MIAAFTTQHAQTRLILLASLLFAITGCWSATGEAPDPKDAAGNDGTAEEKVGRFPMRSEGPKTLDPVLGSTVYDNRCCSQIIDTLLQYKYLKRPYELEPQLLTELPVEIETPDDLRKTAFELAEAARANQLAEWEAAKKLAAENGDPPPPEPPEVPDPNPITWKFTLRDDIYFHDADCFPEGKGRKMVASDVFFSWRRMADSTIGSKCWWLMRDSIVGFDEYRDDQLKKIEGKPDAHFDYTADVAGFRIIDDQVFTVTLKKPAARFMWVLAMFQTGVIPHEALEAYGSRFGIRPVGSGPYTLSEGDWQFGLQMILRRNPNYREEYFPEEHMPEDEEVFDLEKAKGKRLPFLDTIYISFFEQDQPMWLHYRALDFDYAQVPDENMPQVFSKRFVDGKKSLVLKPNWRDQGVRYEPVPLLDFIFIGFNMDDKLLGGLGDKATKIRQAISSALDWDERNETFYYGLNVVYDGVIPPLLEGHPENGESDASFRGPNLERARKLLAEAGFPNGEGLPIIDYFVSQGRNNREQSEMLSRQLSAIGIRIRPNLVDFPTLMQTVDDRKAPFFSFAWGSDYPDGENNLALFYGPNESPGSNHFNYKRDEYDRLYEKIVGMPPSPERTEIYIRMQDMLLHDAPYAGSMARTRHYVIHDRMKYFKPVETFANWFKYVDVER from the coding sequence ATGATTGCTGCCTTCACCACGCAACACGCTCAAACCAGATTGATCCTGCTGGCGAGCCTGCTCTTCGCGATCACCGGTTGTTGGTCCGCCACGGGCGAAGCCCCCGACCCAAAAGACGCCGCAGGCAATGACGGCACCGCAGAAGAGAAAGTCGGCCGCTTTCCGATGCGCAGTGAAGGGCCTAAGACGCTCGACCCGGTCTTGGGTTCAACTGTTTACGACAATCGTTGCTGCAGCCAGATCATCGACACGCTGTTGCAGTACAAATATTTGAAGCGGCCGTATGAACTTGAACCGCAGCTACTGACGGAATTACCGGTCGAAATCGAAACGCCGGACGACCTTCGTAAGACGGCCTTCGAACTGGCCGAAGCCGCACGGGCGAATCAGCTGGCCGAATGGGAAGCGGCGAAAAAGCTGGCCGCCGAAAATGGTGATCCGCCGCCTCCCGAACCGCCGGAGGTTCCGGATCCGAATCCGATCACGTGGAAGTTCACTCTGCGCGACGACATTTACTTTCACGATGCCGACTGTTTTCCGGAAGGCAAGGGCCGCAAAATGGTGGCCAGCGATGTGTTCTTTTCCTGGCGGCGCATGGCTGATTCGACGATTGGCAGCAAGTGCTGGTGGTTGATGCGGGATTCCATCGTCGGCTTCGACGAATATCGCGATGATCAGCTAAAAAAGATTGAAGGCAAGCCGGACGCTCATTTCGATTACACGGCGGACGTGGCCGGATTTCGCATTATCGACGATCAAGTCTTCACGGTTACGCTTAAGAAACCGGCGGCTCGCTTTATGTGGGTGCTGGCCATGTTTCAGACCGGCGTGATTCCTCATGAAGCTTTGGAAGCCTATGGTAGTCGCTTCGGAATTCGTCCGGTCGGATCGGGGCCGTACACGCTTAGCGAGGGCGACTGGCAGTTTGGTCTACAGATGATTCTGCGCAGGAATCCCAACTACCGCGAAGAATACTTCCCCGAAGAACACATGCCGGAAGATGAAGAAGTCTTCGATCTGGAAAAGGCCAAAGGCAAGCGGTTGCCGTTTCTGGACACGATTTACATTTCGTTTTTCGAACAGGACCAGCCCATGTGGCTGCACTATCGAGCACTCGATTTCGACTACGCTCAAGTGCCCGACGAAAACATGCCGCAGGTGTTCAGTAAACGATTTGTGGATGGCAAGAAGTCACTGGTGCTGAAGCCAAACTGGCGCGACCAGGGAGTTCGCTACGAACCAGTTCCGCTGCTGGATTTTATTTTCATCGGCTTCAACATGGACGACAAACTGCTCGGCGGACTCGGCGACAAAGCCACCAAAATCCGCCAGGCGATTTCTTCTGCACTGGACTGGGACGAACGCAACGAAACGTTCTACTACGGCTTGAACGTGGTTTACGATGGAGTGATCCCGCCGTTGCTGGAAGGGCATCCGGAAAATGGCGAATCCGACGCCAGTTTCCGCGGCCCGAATTTGGAACGAGCTCGCAAACTGCTGGCAGAAGCCGGTTTTCCAAACGGTGAGGGTTTGCCAATCATTGATTACTTCGTTTCGCAGGGCCGCAACAATCGCGAACAAAGCGAAATGCTAAGTCGACAACTGAGCGCCATTGGAATTCGTATTCGGCCGAACCTTGTCGACTTCCCAACGCTGATGCAGACCGTCGACGACCGCAAGGCCCCGTTCTTCTCGTTTGCATGGGGATCTGACTACCCGGACGGCGAAAATAATCTGGCATTGTTTTACGGTCCGAATGAATCGCCCGGCAGCAATCACTTCAACTACAAGCGCGACGAGTACGATCGCCTGTACGAAAAAATTGTCGGCATGCCACCTTCGCCGGAACGTACTGAGATCTACATTCGCATGCAGGACATGCTGCTGCACGACGCGCCGTATGCCGGTTCGATGGCTCGCACAAGACATTACGTGATCCACGATCGCATGAAGTATTTCAAGCCCGTGGAAACGTTCGCGAATTGGTTTAAGTATGTGGATGTGGAACGGTAG
- a CDS encoding DUF11 domain-containing protein, translating into MQGSFWKTVAVVGVIGIGSLAILEVQHRLPRQNAAQESLNAEALAAELITGEPEGQKSVDATMQPSEFDRLMAATSSDAPEMPPGGFDMSEPAATEQADENSPFYGNEPAMVQPNAAPVDTSVKASALAAGGNPFAAAEASGAIAANYQAAGEEAVQTVAFTETKPFVPDDATQPQQPQPADHDHAHDHAHAEDLRPFRRDDVEPIGNSEGTPTAEEPTYSPFVTDAEPSAPAPDPEFASQQPENGAPVNGSPVNMAPANFQASAAPANQPQDNAAGSAAQMKFFGGDDTQPPAASSTAGEEKTTQFYGSPEQRLQPTPDESLATPFGESPPGFGDAPRDSMPVDGNPVQPAGGQLADPFDGSTTPFDEDPGTVTPAPFDPATPDARPADQPLSPRPFEPDPVPMPREPNPLPDPQTFPDQSEPDAPRPTQPDFADPRPDRTYETPATPPRRTPGRRATPDDGTPLPFAEDVEPVDSRPPLSDPGFGSPQEAIDTPPLSIPVPNSSIGNEPPPYEPAPYEPAPYEPRDNRADDFPPPMDPPANGGREFGGDREFNSDREFNGGAREFPARDPGFSDPPREFGGNSGNGNSDYRDQPREFGNDPSYNNDYNNNDRNFGDDRGFGDDNRVPINRIPSNPIPDDRRPTGDRHFGDIRPVSGVMRPSLVLEKTAPKNATVGTPLDYNIYIRNEGDATAFDVVVEDDVTAGADVVGAAPDAKINRTTKKLMWTFDRVEPGETKEITVRVVPTGEGTLDGVATVHSKSRVKATTVITAPKLRLQMAGPDAVRLGEEVAYRYVITNEGSGEARDVYVRTMLPPKGGLTHPAGNDIEYEVQSLQPGAQREIVLTVVASEPGEFRAEAEVTAAGGAKDQAAWRTNIIGAQLNIVRRGPSRRFVSRSAVYENTVSNETNIEAFDAKVVETVPDGMKFMNANKGGRYNPETREVTWQINRLGPGKDETLRIELMPTKAGDRESVVQIFENAGVHGSSEKATTVVEDLHNVSADISRLDGPVALGQTFGFTITVDNRGTADATDVQLLIDVPPEIEVLAAGNREVQGFVDKTTNEVSYQLVSRIAANERKTFEVKLKGTRPIRNKVLSARVQYGQMERPLVVSESVTVYEERQ; encoded by the coding sequence ATGCAGGGTTCATTCTGGAAAACCGTGGCCGTTGTAGGTGTCATTGGCATCGGCAGTCTGGCCATTCTCGAAGTCCAGCACCGCCTGCCGCGTCAAAATGCGGCTCAGGAATCGTTGAACGCAGAGGCTTTGGCCGCCGAACTCATTACCGGCGAACCAGAAGGCCAAAAGTCTGTTGACGCGACGATGCAGCCTTCGGAATTCGACCGATTGATGGCGGCAACGAGCAGCGATGCGCCCGAAATGCCGCCGGGCGGATTCGATATGTCCGAACCCGCAGCGACGGAACAAGCCGACGAAAATAGCCCGTTTTACGGCAATGAACCTGCGATGGTTCAGCCGAATGCAGCGCCCGTTGACACCAGCGTCAAAGCTTCTGCGTTGGCTGCTGGCGGAAATCCGTTTGCTGCTGCGGAGGCTTCCGGAGCAATTGCTGCCAACTATCAGGCCGCTGGTGAAGAAGCCGTTCAGACGGTCGCGTTCACCGAAACCAAGCCGTTCGTCCCCGATGATGCCACTCAGCCTCAACAACCACAGCCCGCCGATCACGATCACGCGCATGACCATGCTCACGCTGAAGACCTGCGTCCATTTCGACGCGACGATGTGGAACCGATCGGAAATAGCGAAGGCACGCCGACCGCTGAAGAACCGACTTACAGCCCGTTTGTGACGGACGCAGAACCGAGTGCTCCCGCGCCTGATCCTGAGTTTGCTTCGCAGCAGCCCGAGAATGGGGCACCTGTCAATGGGTCGCCTGTGAACATGGCTCCGGCCAATTTTCAGGCGTCCGCCGCGCCCGCGAATCAACCGCAGGACAACGCGGCCGGCTCCGCAGCGCAGATGAAATTCTTCGGTGGCGATGACACTCAGCCACCGGCAGCCAGCAGCACGGCAGGCGAAGAAAAAACGACTCAGTTCTATGGCTCGCCTGAACAGCGGTTGCAGCCGACTCCGGACGAATCGCTTGCGACTCCATTTGGCGAAAGCCCACCCGGTTTCGGCGACGCTCCGCGCGACAGCATGCCTGTCGACGGCAACCCCGTCCAGCCTGCTGGTGGTCAGTTGGCGGACCCGTTTGACGGTTCGACGACGCCGTTTGACGAAGATCCTGGCACAGTGACGCCGGCTCCATTCGATCCCGCAACTCCAGACGCAAGACCGGCAGATCAGCCGTTGTCACCACGGCCATTTGAGCCCGATCCGGTGCCGATGCCACGGGAACCGAATCCACTGCCCGATCCACAAACTTTTCCCGACCAGTCTGAACCAGATGCGCCGCGCCCGACTCAGCCCGACTTCGCTGATCCGCGTCCCGATCGCACTTACGAAACTCCGGCAACACCTCCACGCCGAACGCCAGGTCGTCGAGCGACTCCTGACGACGGAACCCCTCTGCCGTTTGCGGAAGATGTTGAGCCTGTAGATTCCCGTCCACCGCTTAGCGACCCGGGTTTTGGATCGCCGCAGGAAGCCATTGATACACCACCGCTTTCGATTCCTGTTCCAAACAGTTCGATCGGTAATGAACCGCCGCCATACGAACCGGCTCCGTACGAACCGGCTCCTTACGAACCTCGAGACAACCGAGCTGACGACTTTCCACCACCGATGGACCCGCCCGCTAACGGCGGACGCGAATTTGGTGGCGACCGCGAATTCAACAGTGACCGCGAATTCAACGGCGGAGCCCGTGAATTTCCTGCACGCGATCCGGGCTTTAGTGACCCGCCGCGCGAATTCGGCGGCAACTCCGGAAACGGCAATTCCGACTACCGCGACCAGCCACGTGAATTCGGCAACGATCCGTCCTACAACAATGATTACAACAACAACGACCGCAACTTCGGTGACGATCGCGGGTTCGGTGATGACAATCGTGTGCCGATCAACCGAATTCCCAGCAACCCAATTCCAGACGATCGGCGTCCCACTGGCGACCGTCACTTCGGCGATATCCGTCCAGTCTCAGGAGTCATGCGGCCAAGCCTGGTGCTGGAAAAGACTGCTCCCAAGAACGCGACCGTTGGCACACCGTTGGATTACAACATTTACATTCGCAACGAAGGTGATGCGACGGCCTTTGACGTTGTCGTCGAAGACGATGTGACGGCCGGCGCAGACGTTGTGGGAGCTGCCCCCGATGCCAAGATCAATCGGACCACTAAGAAACTGATGTGGACGTTTGATCGCGTTGAACCAGGCGAAACGAAAGAGATTACTGTTCGAGTCGTCCCAACGGGCGAAGGAACTTTGGACGGTGTCGCAACTGTCCATTCAAAATCGCGAGTCAAAGCCACCACCGTCATTACAGCGCCAAAGTTGCGGCTGCAGATGGCCGGCCCAGACGCGGTCCGTTTGGGTGAAGAAGTGGCGTATCGATACGTCATCACAAACGAAGGCAGCGGTGAAGCTCGCGACGTTTACGTTCGCACGATGCTGCCGCCCAAAGGCGGACTGACTCATCCGGCCGGCAACGACATTGAATACGAAGTCCAGTCTCTACAACCAGGTGCTCAACGCGAGATTGTTCTGACTGTCGTCGCGTCGGAACCGGGTGAATTTCGAGCTGAAGCGGAAGTGACGGCGGCAGGCGGCGCGAAAGATCAGGCCGCGTGGCGAACCAATATTATCGGTGCTCAACTAAACATCGTCCGCCGCGGGCCGAGTCGACGTTTTGTCAGCCGCAGTGCGGTTTATGAAAACACGGTCAGCAACGAAACCAACATCGAAGCGTTCGACGCTAAGGTTGTGGAAACGGTGCCGGACGGCATGAAGTTCATGAACGCCAACAAGGGCGGTCGTTACAACCCGGAAACTCGCGAAGTCACCTGGCAAATCAATCGGCTGGGGCCAGGTAAGGACGAGACTCTAAGAATCGAACTGATGCCCACCAAAGCCGGCGATCGCGAAAGCGTTGTTCAGATCTTCGAAAACGCGGGCGTGCACGGCAGTAGCGAGAAGGCCACAACAGTGGTCGAAGACCTGCATAACGTCAGTGCCGACATTAGCCGCCTGGATGGCCCGGTCGCGCTGGGCCAAACCTTCGGCTTCACGATTACGGTCGACAATCGCGGCACGGCAGATGCCACCGACGTGCAACTGTTGATTGACGTGCCGCCCGAAATCGAAGTGCTGGCGGCGGGCAATCGTGAAGTACAGGGCTTTGTCGACAAAACGACCAACGAAGTCAGCTATCAGCTTGTCAGCCGCATCGCGGCCAACGAACGCAAGACGTTTGAAGTCAAGCTGAAGGGAACACGTCCAATCCGTAACAAAGTCCTGTCGGCTCGCGTGCAGTACGGCCAGATGGAACGCCCATTGGTGGTGTCGGAATCTGTGACCGTCTACGAAGAGCGACAGTAG